One window of the Dreissena polymorpha isolate Duluth1 chromosome 5, UMN_Dpol_1.0, whole genome shotgun sequence genome contains the following:
- the LOC127832236 gene encoding interferon-inducible GTPase 1-like produces the protein MQCAKCRSGLFWWWRFCPECGEKVIKQPDRNEGGIQENEMIQKDEVIKLLEDINQSDVPKLMLMLEAKYNEMDNTMIKVALVGPTGSGKSSLINALRCIKDDEKGAAKTGCTETTKEPTGYPFPNHKNVQLWDMPGVGSINFTKDDYIERMKFEDFDFILLVTSTRFTADDAWLANNIKAKFPVAKIFFIRTKIENDIRNINGGRRRPMTEKEKQDLLDKIRRDCTDNLIRSDCRDPCIFLLDNHRIYEYEFRKFLDTLLQTLSGLKKNILVMAMSIITEIIVPLKIQRLRERKSEVSKLAAKVVVTRKTKEEGHPELDILKAEIDLYMEQLGINKQSVNKFVELFDANTDDVEQSLALVILYTQTTFNYYIKLQDTQAPSFWFHLPIIGKWLALKEHQTECYNILDTILECCIKGNKQIFEMVEQFAKGSTRGAKIIIEQNLYSRLDSTA, from the exons ATGCAGTGTGCCAAGTGTAGATCAGGTCTTTTTTGGTGGTGGCGTTTTTGTCCAGAATGCGGAGAAAAGGTCATTAAACAACCGG aTCGAAACGAAGGAGGTATTCAAGAAAATGAAATG ATACAAAAAGACGAGGTTATCAAGCTTCTGGAAGATATTAACCAAAGTGACGTTCCGAAACTGATGCTAATGCTAGAAGCGAAATACAATGAAATGGACAATACTATGATAAAAGTGGCATTGGTCGGCCCAACAGGAAGTGGAAAATCAAGTCTTATTAATGCTTTAAGATGCATTAAGGACGACGAAAAAGGTGCTGCAAAAACCGGATGCACTGAAACAACAAAAGAACCGACAGGCTATCCATTCCCAAATCACAAGAACGTGCAACTCTGGGACATGCCGGGTGTTGGGTCGATAAACTTTACAAAAGATGATTATATAGAAAGAATGAAATTTGAAGATTTTGATTTCATTTTGCTCGTGACAAGCACGCGTTTTACTGCGGATGATGCATGGTTGGCAAATAACATCAAAGCTAAATTTCCCGTCGCCAAAATATTTTTCATAAGAACGAAAATTGAAAACGACATTAGAAACATAAATGGTGGAAGAAGGAGACCTATGACTGAAAAAGAAAAACAGGACTTACTCGACAAAATTAGAAGAGATTGCACGGATAACCTTATTAGAAGTGATTGTAGGGATCCCTGTATTTTTCTGTTAGATAATCATAGAATATACGAGTACGAGTTTCGAAAGTTTCTTGACACGCTTTTACAAACTCTCTCaggtttaaagaaaaatattctaGTTATGGCGATGAGTATCATCACTGAAATTATAGTTCCACTAAAGATCCAACGACTTCGAGAGAGAAAATCGGAGGTCAGCAAACTAGCAGCTAAGGTGGTCGTTACTAGGAAAACAAAAGAAGAAGGCCATCCTGAATTAGATATTCTTAAGGCTGAAATAGACTTATATATGGAGCAACTTGGTATTAACAAACAATCTGTGAACAAATTTGTGGAGCTATTTGATGCGAATACTGATGATGTTGAACAATCACTTGCTTTGGTCATATTATACACGCAAACAACTTTTAATTACTATATCAAGTTGCAAGACACACAAGCCCCATCGTTTTGGTTTCATTTACCCATCATAGGCAAATGGTTGGCTTTGAAAGAACATCAAACAGAATGTTATAATATCCTTGACACCATATTGGAATGTTGCATTAAAGGAAATAAACAAATCTTTGAAATGGTCGAACAATTCGCAAAAGGTTCTACGAGAGGCGCCAAAATTATAATTGAACAAAATCTCTATTCACGTTTAGACAGTACCGCATGA